The Aerococcus loyolae genome contains the following window.
TAAATCAAGGATTGGTCACTCAAGGCCCGGATTAAAAAGCTATGCTTGTGGTCTAGGGCCTTTAAATTGGCGAGACCGTAGTGATCACGTTCCCTGTTGACTAAGTCTAAAAACACTTTATCGCTCATGACACTCTCGCTTTCCTTAGGCTGCTTAGCTGATCTTGTTGGTTTTTCCCCATCGTCCGGCTGACTACCTTGCTGCCTATTCTGCCGGGCTTGGACTCCTTGGTCGAGTAAACGCACCTGGGGCTCGGGAGCCGGCTCTTGGTCTGAACTAGCCTTTTCATCATTACTTTTTGAATCTTCAACTTTTTCTTGGTCAGTTCTGCCCTTGCCCGGCCATAAGTTCTTCAAGATCGTTCCCGTATTTAGACGGTCCTCATATTCTAAATCATTCTCATCAATTAATTGCATGACATCTTTCTTAGCCGCCTGAGCCAATTGGGACAGGGTGTCGCCCCACTGGCTGACATAAACCTTAAGTCCGTAACGCTGTTGGCGCTTCATTTCTTTTTGAATGTCAGCCACCGTCTTTTCTTTAAAAGGCTCTTTTAACATGGCTTCCATGGCTCGGTCTTGAACCTTGGCTACCTTTTCTGTATGGCTTTTCTTATTGCCAACTTTTTTATTGCCTTTACTAGTCTTTTTCTTATCTGCTGGGGTCATAATAATAAGGCCTCCTTGATTAGCTGATGTCGACCTTATTATATAAGAAATTTACTTTTTTCACTGGAAAAAGCCTTATCAGCTACTATTGACCCAGAATTTGGGCTGAATAAACCAGGATATAGTCGCCATCCTTCACAAATTCTAGACCAATAGCTTGTGAATTGAATCCAGGATCAATCATATTTTCATAGTGACCTGGACTAGCCTTCCAATTATCGAATAAATCCTGGGCAATGGCTTGGGGACTCGTTCCAGGCTTGGCATAACTTTGTTGAATATTTTCGCCAACATAGTTTCCAGCACCCTCAAATCCGCTAGCAGTATTAAAGGCTTGGCCATTGGGACGGGTATGGGAAAAGACATCAATAATTTCCTTAGTCCGGATATCGGAAGCCGCTTGATAAGCATTACCATAAGAGAGACTAGTTAAGCCCAAACTTTGCCGTTCAGCATTAACTAAATCATGAAAATGAGCTACTACTTCCTCTTCTACGCTTACTCCTTGGTTAACTTCTGGCTGACTTGTCGAAGTCTGGTCAGCGACTGGTTGATTGTCGCTAGGCTTTTCAGAAGTAAACTGGTCGGTTTGACTTTGACTAGATGGGCCTTGCTTTTGGTCAGTCTTTGCGTCTTTTTGAGGGTTCTCGGGTCGCTGATTAGCTTGTGGTTGTGGGTGATTCTGGTCTTTTTTATCCTGGCCCTTATGGTTATCGTCATCCCAGTCTTCATCAAAGTGGTCATCTAGGTCGTCATCATGACCTTGTCCATCATCATCTAGATCGTCATTGTCATCATGGTCATCATCAAAATGATCATCATCGTCGTTGTCGTAATCATCATCATAGTCATGTTCATAGTCTAAAACCGCTGCATTTAAGCCGTCGATCAAGTATTCATACTCAATAGCGCCATGTTCAAATTCAACTTCATAGACTAAGCGCTCATTTTCTTCATCCACTTCAATTTCTAAGTCTTGAATTTGATCCTCTGCTAAACCGCTATGAGCTAGGGAAGCTTCCAGAGCAGCAGATCCATCGGTCGCTCGGGCTTGGTAATTTTCCTGGTTAACTTCTTCATAGTCATCATCATCAACTTCTACTTGGTATTGGGGACTTACCGCATTACTTTCCTGATAAGCAGCGGGAGTTGGAGTTGCATTCTGACTTGGCGAAAGATAGTAAATATCATCATAGTCATCGTCCCAGTCATCATCATAATCATCGTAGTCGAAGTCATCATCGTCATAGTCATCAAAGTCATCGTAATCATCATAATCGTCATAATCATAGTCTTCATAAATATCATCATAGTCATCATATTCATCGGCCTTAACTGGGTCACTCAGGCCAAAAACCCCTAGACCTACCGCACTTAATCCTAATAATAATTTCTTGTTAAATTCCATTCTAATACTTCCTTTCTCACTTCCGTATTTTTGAAATAGTGATTAGCTGATTTTCATTCCTTTGCAGCTATCACTACTTAATACAAGGCTGGAGAAATCTTTAGGGCCCTTTTTTGATTTATTTTTTAAAAAAGGCCTTTTATTTTGAAAAGTCGCCTCCCCTAGGGGTTAAAGCATACTTTTCCCAGCGTTTTTGCTATAGTTAAAATGAATTTATTTTTTCATAAAGGAATTTTTAGGTTATATAGTCAATTTTTAATAAAATAGGCCCTAAAATCCATAATCGCTTTGTATTATCTAGTAGAGCAGCCCTCCTTAGATGAGTGGCTAATAAGGAGAGAAAAATTATGGTGGATAAAGACCAGCGGGATGCCCTAATCAAGGAGCATTTCGGTTTTATTATTAATACTGTTTCGGAAGTGACCGGACGCTACGTGGAAGTGGGTAATGACGATGCCTTCTCCGTAGCCCTCTTAGCCTTTGATGAGGCCATTGACCGCTATGATGAAGACCGCGGTCACTTCCTCGCCTTTTGCAAATTAGTGATAAAAAGTCGGGTGTTAACCCATTTAAAGCAAGAAAACCAGCAAGAAGCAGATGAGTCACTAAATGATCTTCATGAACAAGGCTTTGACCCTAAGGATGATCGAGCGCAAAGTAATTTTGATATGAAGGCAGAAATCGAATCTTGGAAGGAAGATTTGGCAGACTTTTCCATCACTCTGGAGAAATTAGCCGACGAAGCCCCTAAACATCAAGACACCAGAGAACGGGCCATTAATATTTCTGAAGCCTCTAGTAAGAAAAGGGCCATTACTGACCACCTCTTTACTAAGAAGCGACTCCCCATTCGTAAAATGAGCCGCTTGTTCTCGGTAACTGAAAAAATAATTAAGGGAAGTAAGACCTTTATTATTTCGGTCATTATTATTTTCTTTAAAGAATACCAGCAGCTAATTGCCTGGATTAGGGGGTGAAGATATGTACCAAGAAGTCGTTATTATCGAAGTGAAGGATGATTATAGTCTAGCCATGACCCGGACTGGTCAGGTCATCCGTATCAAAAATAAGGGCGTCATGCATGTAGGAGCAACCATTTATGTGACCCAGGAAGACCTCTTCCAGTCAGCAGCTACAGATAAGGTCGTCCCCATGCGTTCAAAAAGAAAAGTGTCGCCAAAGCCCTGGTGGAAGGCTTTGGCTTTAGCGGCAATGGCCCTTCTCCTAATTGGGACAGGAACTTGGGCTAGCCAATGGTTGCAACGAGAAAATGCCCTAGCTATCGGTCAAAATCCAAGTGTCCAAGTCACTACTAATCGTGACCAACAAGTCACCGGAGTCTATGACGCCAATGCCCAGCCTCATTCAGACAGTGAGCTCAAGGGCAAAGAGCTGGGGGAAGTCCTCGATGACCTACTAGAAAGTATCAAGTATCCTGAAAATGAAAATATCTTAATCGCCATGACTAAAACAGACGAAGAAAGTATGCGCAAAATTGAAGCAGCCATTAGCAAATACTTCCAAGATAGTGGCTATTCCGGCGACCTAATTTTCTTAAGAGGTGAAGCGAGTGAATTTAGCGCTGCTAAGGAAGCCGGCAGGTCCTATACCTCTTACTTAGTAGACCAATACCAGCTTGACATTTGGAAGAAGGACCAAAATGATGACTTATCTGACCAGGAAAAAGCTAGCCGTCTGAGTGGCCACGGCAGTTTCCGTTCGATAGAAAATCAAGAACAGGACGAGAAGGAAGATGAGGAGGAAAAGAAAGAGAAAAATCAGGAATCTTCCAATGACTCAAAAGCACAAAATCAGCAAAACAATCAGCAAGATCGAAGTGCGCCAGCCGGAAGCCAACCCCAAACCGCGCCAGAAAACTCCACACCTAGTCAAGCGCCCAGCCGTCCTGCACCCCAGCCAAGTCAACCTGTACCAGCTCAACCCGCTCCGCAGCCAAGTCAACCCCAAAGTCCACCAGTTCGCTATTATCCAAGTGATGATGACGATGATTGGGATGATGATTAAGCCGGTCTAACTGATATTAACCATAAAGCAAAACAAAGCCCTTACCGTTAGGAAGATTTTCCTAGCCGTAAGGGCTTTATTAATTTGCTAATTCATCTTTTCGTTTAAGGCTTGAATAATTTCGACTCCAGCACTGGTCCCAATGCGGTCAGCGCCTGCCTCAACCATGGCTAAGAAGTCTTCAGCCGTCCGGATCCCGCCGGCTGCTTTGACCTTGACTTGGTCACCAACAATTTCTTTCATCAAACGGACTTCAGCCAGCTTGGCTCCTGAGGGGCCAAATCCGGTTGAGGTCTTAATAAAATCAATCTTTACTTCTCTAGCAATTTGAGCCAAATGCCTAATCTCATCAGCAGTCAAATAACAATTTTCAAAAATAACCTTGGAAATCACTTCATGGTCACGACAGAGGTTTGCCATGGTCATCATTTCTGACTTAACCAGTTCCCAATCTTGATCCTTGACTGCCGTCAAATTCACCACATAGTCAATCTCATCAGCCCCCGCTTCAATAGCGATTTGGGCTTCCAAGCGCTTGGTTTCAACTGTTAGTTGACCTAAAGGAAAAGCAATGGCCGCGCCGATATGAACATCCCTATCTTTTAAATACTTACGGCAGGTCTCCACCTGGAGGGGATTAATAGCTACCATGCGAAAATGATAGTCGATAGCCTCCTGGCAGAGTTCCTGGATAGCCTGGCTAGAGGCATCAGCATGCAAATTGGTATGGTCAATCATTTGTGCGTAATCATCTAAGGTCTTCATACTTTCCTTCCTTTCAAGAATAATTCTTGACAGCTTAGTCTTCACTCATAAAGTTGAGGTTATTTTTACCCAAGGGAAAGAAGCGCCGCCCTCCAATTCGACAATGATCCAAGAGCTCTAGACTCACTTGGTCGACTTCCCCATTAGCCTCATTACGGGCAATGCGAAAGACCGTATTGGCAAAAATGTCCGCCACTTGGATCATATCCCGGTCTTTAGAGTCCTGGTATTCCACCTGAACATCCGCTAACCGTCTCTTTTCAATGGTGAATTTAATCTGCAAGTATTCTTCTAAGGAATTCAATGATTGGATGGCTTGGTTGCGGTTATCAATCATCAGATAAAGTTTTTCTTGGCGGTCTTGGTGGGAATGAACAATGGCCCCTACGGCTAAACCAATAAAATAGTTAAAAGTTAAAGCGGGGATCCGCAGCAAATTATCATAAAGTTGAAAATTATCAATGACTAAATAATGGAAGGTCAGATCAGTTTCTTTAGTCAAGGCATCAAATACTGCCGCCTTCATACCATTAGGCATCATTGAACCTTTAATTTCCTGATGGATATCTAAATTGCTGTCTGGATGCTGGTCCAGGTATTCCTTCTTAGCCTGGCGAAAAACGCTACGGACCTGTTTCTGGTCCGCTGTCTCCGCAAAGGCCATGACAAAGTAACGCGAATTTTTCTTATGGTCGGTGGTAATCATCCCGGATTCGTCCACAAAAAGTTGCACAGTCTCTCCTCCTTCACTTAAACCCCAATATCTAGGTCCAGTGTAACACGGTTAGTCAATAAGCCAAAGCCAGACCAGTCTAGGCCTGACGATCAAATTGGCTATTATACAAGTTGTAATAAAAGCCGTGTTTTGCCAGTAATTCTTCGTGTCGTCCTTGTTCCACCACCTGGCCTTGGTCAAGGACTAAGATGGTATCGGCTTCTTGAATGGTTGAGAGCCGGTGGGCGACGACAAAACTAGTCCG
Protein-coding sequences here:
- a CDS encoding LysM peptidoglycan-binding domain-containing protein, yielding MTPADKKKTSKGNKKVGNKKSHTEKVAKVQDRAMEAMLKEPFKEKTVADIQKEMKRQQRYGLKVYVSQWGDTLSQLAQAAKKDVMQLIDENDLEYEDRLNTGTILKNLWPGKGRTDQEKVEDSKSNDEKASSDQEPAPEPQVRLLDQGVQARQNRQQGSQPDDGEKPTRSAKQPKESESVMSDKVFLDLVNRERDHYGLANLKALDHKHSFLIRALSDQSLIYSYQEPDGRVVTELALRLNDLAQPLDEAEVYQLISRHPLFYQQILQGLYRYQAFDLIYDEGNQACQVYYALLTEIQTN
- a CDS encoding DUF3800 domain-containing protein: MQLFVDESGMITTDHKKNSRYFVMAFAETADQKQVRSVFRQAKKEYLDQHPDSNLDIHQEIKGSMMPNGMKAAVFDALTKETDLTFHYLVIDNFQLYDNLLRIPALTFNYFIGLAVGAIVHSHQDRQEKLYLMIDNRNQAIQSLNSLEEYLQIKFTIEKRRLADVQVEYQDSKDRDMIQVADIFANTVFRIARNEANGEVDQVSLELLDHCRIGGRRFFPLGKNNLNFMSED
- a CDS encoding anti-sigma factor domain-containing protein translates to MYQEVVIIEVKDDYSLAMTRTGQVIRIKNKGVMHVGATIYVTQEDLFQSAATDKVVPMRSKRKVSPKPWWKALALAAMALLLIGTGTWASQWLQRENALAIGQNPSVQVTTNRDQQVTGVYDANAQPHSDSELKGKELGEVLDDLLESIKYPENENILIAMTKTDEESMRKIEAAISKYFQDSGYSGDLIFLRGEASEFSAAKEAGRSYTSYLVDQYQLDIWKKDQNDDLSDQEKASRLSGHGSFRSIENQEQDEKEDEEEKKEKNQESSNDSKAQNQQNNQQDRSAPAGSQPQTAPENSTPSQAPSRPAPQPSQPVPAQPAPQPSQPQSPPVRYYPSDDDDDWDDD
- the deoC gene encoding deoxyribose-phosphate aldolase — its product is MKTLDDYAQMIDHTNLHADASSQAIQELCQEAIDYHFRMVAINPLQVETCRKYLKDRDVHIGAAIAFPLGQLTVETKRLEAQIAIEAGADEIDYVVNLTAVKDQDWELVKSEMMTMANLCRDHEVISKVIFENCYLTADEIRHLAQIAREVKIDFIKTSTGFGPSGAKLAEVRLMKEIVGDQVKVKAAGGIRTAEDFLAMVEAGADRIGTSAGVEIIQALNEKMN
- a CDS encoding sigma factor, with the protein product MVDKDQRDALIKEHFGFIINTVSEVTGRYVEVGNDDAFSVALLAFDEAIDRYDEDRGHFLAFCKLVIKSRVLTHLKQENQQEADESLNDLHEQGFDPKDDRAQSNFDMKAEIESWKEDLADFSITLEKLADEAPKHQDTRERAINISEASSKKRAITDHLFTKKRLPIRKMSRLFSVTEKIIKGSKTFIISVIIIFFKEYQQLIAWIRG
- a CDS encoding CAP domain-containing protein, encoding MEFNKKLLLGLSAVGLGVFGLSDPVKADEYDDYDDIYEDYDYDDYDDYDDFDDYDDDDFDYDDYDDDWDDDYDDIYYLSPSQNATPTPAAYQESNAVSPQYQVEVDDDDYEEVNQENYQARATDGSAALEASLAHSGLAEDQIQDLEIEVDEENERLVYEVEFEHGAIEYEYLIDGLNAAVLDYEHDYDDDYDNDDDDHFDDDHDDNDDLDDDGQGHDDDLDDHFDEDWDDDNHKGQDKKDQNHPQPQANQRPENPQKDAKTDQKQGPSSQSQTDQFTSEKPSDNQPVADQTSTSQPEVNQGVSVEEEVVAHFHDLVNAERQSLGLTSLSYGNAYQAASDIRTKEIIDVFSHTRPNGQAFNTASGFEGAGNYVGENIQQSYAKPGTSPQAIAQDLFDNWKASPGHYENMIDPGFNSQAIGLEFVKDGDYILVYSAQILGQ